The Podarcis muralis chromosome 8, rPodMur119.hap1.1, whole genome shotgun sequence genomic sequence tcaaactgctaggttggcaggagcaggaactgagcaacgggagctcacccgtcgcggggatttgaaccgccgaccttttgatcggcaagtcctaggctctgtggtttaacccacagcaccacccaagtaCCACAGTGTTAAGATTGAAGATAAGACCTCTTTGAGAGGAAAGGGCAGCAGAGGGCTCTCTCAACTTAGATGGGAGACAAGCTCTTTGCCTTCTCCCAACCCcaccttccattccagcactggaTGGGCAGAATGCTACCTACTATTCTTAAAGAGCAGTCAGaagatttattttttgaaattaatACTGCTTAGTGCTAAGATGGGGAAATAAAATCCCTTTGACTGAAGAGGCAGATATAATTTTCTAGCCACCCTGACCCTAGAACTAGAGTGGGCTCAAAATGCATATTGTGTATGTTCCTGCCATGTGTATATGTGGCTGCATGTATGAGTGTGTGACTGAATTTATGGATGTGTAAGAAAAGGCGTGTGTGCTTACTGTGTGCCTGTTGGAGGTGCGTTGTGatgcagggagaggggaaagaggtatgtgcatttttttctttgggtgggtgtttggtttttgttttaacatgCCACCATTCTTAGGAAGCCCCCAGAAGGTTGGGCAAGTTCTGATCTGGCCCTGGGACTCAAAAAGAATCCTCACTCCTGTTCTAAAGAAGTGCATGCTTCAAATAACTATGCTATGCTCTCATCTGTTCCTCAGCCCAGATACTTCAACCCAGTTTTCAAATCCCATGCAAAATGATGAAAAACAATTAGGAATGAAGATAAAATAATTAGGAATGAAGATAAAAGGTGGACTGGGCTCCTTTTATCTTTATCCTTTTCGGAATCCTAATTTCACAAAAGCTAATCAATACACTTTTTCTTGGAACCATACTAGTAAAGGCCTTCATTCTCCCACTGTTCCCAGTACTGCGCCTTTTCCCTTCTGAAATTTTTATTCATATACCATCTACTAATCCTATCAGACAGCAGAAGTTTAATTCAGCACAAAATGTTTCTCATTCAAAACTCTTCCCTTACAATTGTTTGGAACATTCAGGACTTCTACTAACATATGTGAATTTATTATGATCAGTCTCTGAGAAATCATCAAACACTTAACTCTGAGGTAAACAATATGGGTAGCAGACAAGCAGCTAGTTTTAAAATTAACTTACAACTATGGATCACATGGTAAACATATTTACTGCCTGCAAGAATATTATTGTACTTGTAACAAAAATAGGGAATCAACCTGGAAACAAAAGAACATTGTACTTTTGAATCTGTGTATTAAGTAGGCATCTTTCTAAGCTCTGCTTTCACAACTGTCATCACTTCCAAGTTCCCAAATATTTCTTTCAAAATCTAGTAAATTTTATTCTCATCCTTGCTCAAAGTTTTCTGTACAAACAACAGGTGTTTCTTCGGCGTAGTCACCTAGAATTAAGATTAACTCACTATTTAATCAGATTACTACAGATACCAGTCAGTGACATTTTGTAAATATTGAGCCTTTTCCTTGTGAAATCAAACCAAGAGTTAACAGGCAGAACCAAAATTAAATCAATTCAGAAAATTTAAATAGTTTGATGCCCTGCCTAGAACACAAAGGACTAAAACAATGTGCTGCATACGTAacggataaaaaggtaaaggtaaagggacccctgaccattaggtccagtcgtgaccgactctggggttgcggcgctcatcttgctttactgactgagggagccggtgtacagcttccgggtcatgtggccagcatgactaagccgcttctggtgaaccagagcagcgcatggaaacgccatttaccttcccgccggagtggtacctatttatctacttgcactttttgacgtgccttcgaactgctaggttggcaataaCAGTTAATGGGTTTTTAGAACAGTTTTGGTTCCGATTGCACCCATTGAGCCACTTGGTGCTTAAAATGTCTCTGTGACACACAGTGCCTGCCCTTCCAAGCTGTAAAGAGTGTGATCAGTCTTgaaaaaagtagtagtagtaaaagcaTTACCACCTTCTATGGCCTGTCTTAAGTCTATGAACTTTTCCAGGCTGACCAGCACCAAAACATTAAGTTGAGAGACATGAGTGGAAAGAATCTTGTACAAATGTTTAGAAACAAAGACAAAGGTGACTGAAGGGACAAGAAAGAAGATATAACAAAGCAAATTTGTGTTTCTGCCTCTCTCAGTCTATGTACAtgatcctctcctctcctctattGGTTCCTGAACCGTTTGCTTTCCTACCTCACCCTCTGggactctgtttctctctctctctctggggcaATGTGtacttgtttttttcttcttctctggatcTGTGCACTCTTCTGTTGAGGCTGCCTGttcatctccctctctctttctgtggctGCATGTGCAAGCTTTGGTATCTCGATTGGTTTAATGTGAAATGAGTACTTTGTGTCTGGCTCCACCCAGCTTGCAAGTCATTTTGTGAAGGGGAACAACCCCATGACAGCCATTTTATGACAGCACTATTCAAAATTCCCAACATGCCCATGGAACCCAACATATTAGGCACCACTGTAAGCCAGTGCAATATAAAGACAGGCACAGGTTTGATGGAAACACAATTAGTAGCACTAGAATTTCTGTACTGTTCCAACAATCCAGTTACACCCTTTAAAATGAATAGAAACCCAGCAGATCAACCTATTTGTAAAATGTGCTATTTACATGAGGACAATAGGCAATAATCTTGGCAACTTGGTTGATGATGTACCCCATCTGATTTCAGGTGTCTACAACCACAAGAATAATTCCAAAAGCCATCTTGTATATAGAACACTGGAACTAGCCTGTATATGCATCTCTAATAGCAAGCGTAATTATCTTAATAACAAGGACtgtatgaaaaacaaaacaaacacaaccaCCTGAAATGAAAGTCAAAGTAAAGAACCATTACAGAAAATTTGTAAACAGAAGAACCAATTAGTATAAACATTTAAGTTGCCATTTTGTATGCAGCATCATTACTAGACTACCCAAGGAATCCTGCTTATTTATGGAGCGTGGCTGGACTCTTCATATGTAGGTATAATTTTTTCTTCTCTTCAAACACTGCAAAACTACCTGGGCTTAAAACAAAACTGTTTATTCAGTTCCACTCTGTAGATCCCACCAAAGAAAAATCAACCATGAGAAACACAAAAGAAATGACAACTTGGGTCAAAGAGACTTTTTATTCTTCAGCCTTTTCTTCTGTTCAAGGTTCTGTCACAACTTCAGCTGAGGACCAGACTTAGTGTCCCATTTGCTTTGTTAACCAATGCCATTCAATGTGAATTTAGCAATGGCTGGCTACTATGTAGCCACACCTGAATCAGAATTCTCAAACCCACTTTTGATTATGAACTGAACAGATTCTGCCCAACATCTCCTCTGCCAATGAATTCCTTGATTACAAGCAAGTTTATTTTAAGCCTTCTTCAGAACTCCTAGTTAATCCCTAGTTAACTACTTGTAacactgttttttcttcttctccaaactGCTCCCATCCTACAAACAATGACATAGAATCCTTCTCACCAGCTTCCTATggaataaaaagctttctgtggtGCACAGAGGAGACCTGGAATGGGGACACAAGATCATGCCAAGTAGTCATTCAGAAGTTAGGATATTTCTCCTGCTCTTAAAGGAGAATCCATCTACTACTTATTTACAATAATTCCTCCTTCCATTTGAACAGTACAGGAGCTTACAAGTTCATACACTGTACACAGTCTTTTCCAGCAAGTTGACTCCATCAGCAGCTAGCAGGGTATGTAGCTAACaagagtaaaactgaattactgtgttgtgaaatgatacatgtctaaaaagtgtgtcgccaacatgaaaagtttggaaagctcttatGTAAGGAATGATACCTGAATTTGTTTCTTTTCATCTTCTTTCTtcatccatttttccttttgtaCTGCCCCTAAGAGTCtgtgtgtttaatttttattGTAAATTACAAAAACACTCAGGTCTTCATAAATAACATTTGGTATGGGACAAGATACCTTGGATTGGCATGTGCTTACAGCAGTAAGTACCTATGGAATAAAGTGGGGTCCACAGGTTGGTGGCAAGTGCCTGTTTTGCATGTAGAACAATCCACAATCAACGCCTGGCATATCCCACATAAGAAGGGAGAAATTTCAAGTCTCCTCCCAACTCTTTATTCTCCCCTAAGATAACTAGGTCATCATAAGAATCAGCCCTGGGTTGGATTAATTTATTTCTGCGTAAATGTTGTTTGGGTTATAGCCAAATGATGCCCCTTTACATATGAAaagctctttgatccagcagagcctTCAAGGACTGAAGCTGTTCTAAAGGGTTCTTCAACCTTGCAAAGCAGGCTGGAGGGCTGCAGAGGGGCCAGGAAAAACACAATTTTGCCTTGACCCCTggaaggttccactgtattaaagTGCCTTCCATCAGGAGAAACACATTGCCTGAATACAGCCCTTTCTATTTGTCCTGCCAGGCACATTTGATAAGAAATGTTTCACAAAAAAGCAACTACAAAGGGTCAAAACACATTTAAACTCATGttgacattttctttttctttcctatgCATCTCTATgagaagcaagtcctactgagttcaatgggacttaccatCAAGTAAATGGGCATAGGATAGCAGTCTAAATTCCTAACAAGCTCTCAATTTCTGTGTTATGTGGCTTTTTCTATGCATCTAAAAAAATTGTACTATTACAACAGCTGAAGCATGTAGACATCACAACTTCCATATAcatattttttgtttaaatgtcacaaaacaaaacaggcaacGAAATGATTTAAGGAACAAGTACCCTTTGCTACTGAAaccattaaaatacatattttttcaaTCGACTGCCAACGAAGTTCAGTTACTTAGCTGAAGGTTTTAATGCAGAAGTAAAATGCTATGAAGAATGGAAAATTGTATTTGCAAATGTGCTTGCAAGGAAGTGTTGTTGAGTACATTACATGCCTTGGCCTTTACCATCTAAACCCATTTCTAATTACTTTTTGCTTTACATATTAAAAAACCAAGcagatctgttttttaaaaaaccccaaactccaAAAAGCATGAAAAAAGTTTATTATAACATTAGATTCTTACCCTACgcatggcttcctcctcctcttgacgCTTTTCATAATGTGCAAAGTCATCAAAGATTGAGGTGGTATGCTTGAAAGTAGCAATTATTTTAAGCACTTGCTTGGCTTTTTCTAGGGGTACTTCTTGAGTGTCCCTCGAGTTGGTAACGGGTTTGTTGTCATTATTTTCCAAGCGAATGTGCCGCAGCTGGTTGTTTGGAACGTCTTTAACAAAGATCCACTTAACATCAAACTTCCCCTTCCACTTATCCTGAGACCAGACTCCAGCATATGCATTGTAGTCCACCACAGACTTCATCTCAGCTACTCCGCAGAAGTGTCCACTGCCATTCACACTGAAAAGTAAATAGAGTGGGCCTTTTCCATTCAGTGAACGGTAGGCAGCATCCAAGCGCTTATTACCATGCTCAGTACTACACCAGATAGAATACTTAATGGAGCGGTGTATATCATCCTCCGAATAGCTTTTGATTATAAACACACGACCGTTCTTCAGATTCCAATCAAAGTCTTTGGGATTATAGTTATTTATGGCCTTTAGTTTCTCCAATACTGGGTGCACTTCTACACCAGAAGGTGAAGAGCTAACTGGTATAACACCTATACCATAGTTTTCATTGCCAGCTCCATTGCTCTGATTGAAGCCTACACCCCTATTGCGAGGAGCcacccagcgattttgcagctgctgctgctgctgcagctgatgAGGCGGAGCCTGTTGCTGAGGTCCTTGTGGCGGCTGAGGCGGAGGCTGCTGCTGAGGCAGTTGGCTTTGCACCATTGGAGGAGGCTGAATTAATGGCTGAGGCTGCTGCATTATAGTCTGAGGAGGCAGTACTGGTTGGGTTGGGGGAGCTTTTACCACAGACCCTTTGTCATCCCAAGTTCCAATATTCATGTTGTGTTTTATAGGGGGAGGTGGTACCGCAGGGCCCCCAATTCCCACATTACCTTTAGGCTTAAGTTTTGGCTGAGGCTTAGCAGGCTTCCTAGCAATGGCAGCCCATGAGGTTGGTTTAGGTGCTGAACTGCTAACCGCAGGCACACTATTTGCTGCAATGCTTGTCATACCTGTACTACTCAGAGCGGAACCAACTGTTTTCGTCACAGCGACTGTCATATCACCGCCAATTTTCAGTCCAGTCATGCCTTGCTCAATGCTGCTAATACCAGGCACCTTGTTCAATGTATCATTGCCAAATCCAGCCTGTCCATCGGCTATTGCTCTACCAAGAGAGCTAGGTGGGTAGCCATAGCTGCTGCTGTAAGCAGAGCTTTGAGTCGATTGTCCCTGAGATCCACTTGTCCCCCATGTTGAGAAATCTGCATTCCCAGGGAAAAAATTAAATCCATGCTGACCAAGGAATGGAGGGGTGTTTCCTAAAGCCCCAGGTTGACTAAAGACACCATCAGGGATGTAGTGGTGTTCACCATTGCTCATCTGTCCGTAAGTTGTCAAGTATGGCATTGGAGGATCTCCTGCTGTGGACCATGCCGCTTCACCCAGAGAGTACGGAAATCCAATGGATGGAGCATAATAACTAGGCATGTATGGGTCTGACATTGGTGGATAGCTATTATTCTGCAGGAAAAGATATCAGTGTAAGAATCATTCTATTGCTACATCTACATTATTTGCCTATAAATATGCATTTATGGACATCTGAAGCAAATTTTCGACAGTTAGaattttaaacagaaaaaaaattcAAGCAGAGAGATCTAAAAGAGATACCTTTGTTATCTTTAATCTCACATACAAAACCAAAGTAATTACAGCCTACACCGTTTTAATTAATATAACACAATTAAAAGTGCTTTGAGCAATTAAAAAATTCTCTTCCATCTCCAAACAGGAGTGCTTTTCCTGTTTTTTATCAGGaagtcattttatttcttttattcctATAAGCAAATTCCTGTCCTATTTCTAGGCCTCTCTCCTATGCTGAACAGCTGATCAAAGATTCAGTACTGACCATGACCATTAGCCCAACATGCATGTGTACCAACATTCCCCTGAGAAACCTGCCTCTGGTGTATAGATAAGGTTCAGTGTATATATTTAACAACTCATCATGCTCCTTGCCAAGCTGTAAATAAGTTCACCCTGCACAGTGAAAAGGAACTTCAAGTACTGATAAACCCTGTCACCTAGCTCACTTGAAACCAGGGGTAGCTAACCTGAGGCCCTCAATATgattttggactcccagctcccaccagtcaaagacagcatgaccaatggtcagagatgatagtccaataacatcttaaAGGCTACAGCTTAGCTACATTtgttgtaaaaaataaaagaacaccTCTATATGAGCAAACAAGGAAGTTTTTATAAGTGTGAGGGTTCCTTTTGGGCTGCTCATGTGCCACCCATGACTAGCATTTGcaagaaaggttaaaaaaaaatgcttatttATTTGGTCCAGATCCAATTCCTAATTCGCTTAGCTTGCTCTAATTGTTTAATCTTgaatcaatattttaatgttctgtgctTGGCATTTTGAGTCTTGTCACTATTATTTTCCCAATAACAAAAAATAGAAATTGCAATTATCTGCTCTATGTATACATAAAGAATATTAAACTCCAAAGTTTGCATAAACTATGCCACCCTTGGCGTAGCTGGATCCTTCCATTTGCAAAAGCAACCAGTATCCAGCAGCTTTCCAGTGGAGGGAGAGACGTGATTTTTCCCCCTGGAACTGCCACACTTTTCCAGAGAATCAGCCAAACCTCCAAAACAGCTTTTCAGGGAAAGGCAGAGGCAAGGAGAAATCAGCAAAGTCACTTCCCACTACAGAGCAGAACTCGAATTCAAGAATGGATCAAACCCACAAGGTTTTATCAGCTCACTCATCTACAAGTGTGTTTTTCAAAAGGTTGTTTTGAGTGCTGGATCAAGTAATGTATGTTCTTGCCTAGCAACTGACTGGCTGCAAGGCCATTCAACACCAAAAGGAACTGGCCCAATAAAAAGCACCACATATTCTTTGCATTTCTTACTCACCATGCAAATTTAGGCATACAAAACCACTATCAATGTATAGAAGGTTGGGCATAAGGATATAAACTGTTTCTCCCATCACAGTACACACATACAAAATGATAGAAATACCACTTTCTTGCACTTTCTTTCCAAATACCTTGCCCCAAAGCCTCTCAACATGCATCTTCTGCAAGCAAAAATTCCCTGAAATGGAAGAATCCTTGTTGGACTTGAAACTCATGTAAGAATTCAGAAAGGGAGCAGAAAATCAAAAGCTAACCAAAGGCTGAATCATAAGAAAAATGACTGGACTATTAACTCTTTCTCCATCCAATCCCAACTGCTGAAGGAAATGGAATGGGATGTAGCCCTGTAGGCTGCTACAGGAGTAGGGCATGAGATTTGTGTACTGTTCTGTGCACACACAACAGGTATGCTTAATTTAAGATAGATTTAATTAAGCTTAAGTGGATCCCTCTGCTTAAAGTAACTTCGCTCATTTGGAACCTAACTCGTACAAATCCATTTAGCACTGTTTAAGAGATTTACAAATACTATGAAAACTTACAATGGTCTGTTATAAAACCATTTAAACTGTTTTGTGTTACTTGCTTATTATAAAGGAATAACCAACTAAAAACTATACTCACTAGCTTACAAGAAAAGGTGTATTCTTGTAAATACTCACCTGATTTGTCTGGCTACTTAGATATGGctcaaaatcatcatcatttactGCATCCTTTTGATGAATCGAACCGTTTTGCACTGAAACTGAAACATAACTGAAATTAGACATCTTCTAGAAGTCCTATGCCTAACTTTTTAGTTGTTAAAAACACCTGATGgaaaaaatgtttcaaaaaccAGAATATTTCTTTAGCAGGCAGCAACACACTACAAGCATCCTAGAATTCAAAAAACCAATAGCAGCCTAtggatgcattttggcttgcctgctgctgaaagAGACCATGAAGTGATTGATAATACCCTCATTTATTACTTTTAGACCCTTAAGTAGTAGCAGatgccaggacattgtcctgtttgcctctgtgtagttccttccttatttcagatGTTGCCATATATcgagatgtttagctggtgatatactgCAATATTGATAACCCAGCCCTACTCTCAACAGAAACAAGGTAATTCATAGGAGTGCACTTTTTGTCTAGTTATATGTATTAAAACTGAAGTTGAAGTTTTATGGATTCATATGCAAGCATAAATATTAGATTTAACTGCTCTGTTCAAATAACTTCAACTAAACACTTTCCCATACCATCTTCTGCAGGTATACTTAGCTGGCATAATTTTCCAATATAAAATATTTGGACACTAAACCATTTTTCCTGACATCCTAAGGGAACATTGTAAATTCAACCCCTCAACAGATGGGAAACCTACAGAAAGCAGGGAAACCAACTCTCCATAGTTAAGAACGGAATAGTCTAAAAAGTGCTTAGCTGTTGAAATATCACTTCTAACATAGCTAGAAACAATATAGTATATTTGCAGCAATTGTTCACTTCAAAAATGAAATTTGCAGACACCTTTATTAATAGAGCTCTATGCCGAGTACTCGATACAAAAGTTTTCTACCTGAAAATAgcaaaaatgcatgcaaacaTTTTTAGTAAGCCAGTTCTAGTTAAATTCaagcaaatgaaatgaaaaagcaaCACAAACTAGTTCTACAGattaatcattccccccccctctctctctctctcacacacacacacacacacacacacacacacacacatctcctgTTTGTATGTTCCTACTATTCTCTGCAACAGAATTAGAGCACAAGCACAGCTTTCAAGGCAGACATGCACACACAAGCTAGAACTTTGCCTTGGCATGACCTACTTTTCCAATAATGTAACATGAATCTGGTTTTGTTTACCTTGCCAGCAATAGggttctcaccccaccccacagagCAATTCCTAATACCAAATACAAAGAATGTATTTGCAAAGAGTAATGGTAACAGTTTTTTACATGTGAGCTGACAACCCAGGACTTCTACAGGTGCACTGCAGTAAACTTGCCACACAGTCACAATAAAATCAGGTTTTGTACTTCTTGACAGTAAACAAGACCCAGAGATGTTCTGAGCATTTACAACATAAACTCTGCACTCTAAGTAACTAAGATGGACTCATGAGAACTTAGGTTTCCAATTTCACAATGCAGACACAAAGTCCAGCTGTATTGTGTAGCTCATCCAACCAATCTTAAGGACAAAGCAACtacatatgcatatatattagTAAGAATATAGCAGCTTAAAGCTTTTTTCCGGGAGGAAATTATGCCCTGCACACACACAGGGTGGGAAACAGTGCAATAATTTTTGGGGGTTGAGGACGACAAGGACACTTAAAGATCATCAGGATTTCCTAGCATTAAAAAACCCCTTACCTTCAGGTCCTTCGCATCATATGCAAAGTAACTTGTGAAATGTAATTTGTATTCACTGTGTGTTCAGAGCTTTGTGGCGTTTTTAATTTTGCTTAGAAGAAAAACAACCATCTGCCCCATGCATTTCACACAGATTTTTCAAGGAGTCAATGCACCTAATGAAATTTATACTTTGGCTAGTTACGTTGTTATTCATATTTGTATAAAGAACATAGGTGATCTGAAACTAAAGACTGCAGCTGAAAACTAGTATCCAAAACTTTGGATCACTAACTCAATTAAAAACCACGCACACAGCTATGAAGCTGCATAGCATCTGCATTCTGCAGCACCTAGACCCAGATAGCTAACATGTTCAGCCATACTTCTAACCGAGCTGCCCTGTTAAGTGTTCTTCTTGGTGCAAGAATTCCTGTTTGCACTTTTTAAGACAGCTATTTCACTTAACTGTAGAGAAAAATCTGGAGAACCATAAAAGACCCAAACTAGACAACAGCAAAACACCACTTCCCGTGGATGAGATAGTCACACCTAAAAGCAACAGGAGCTATTCCACATCTAAAACCTTTCCTGCCACAAACAAATTTCCATCAATTTATCTTTCAAGAGTCCATTCTTTCCTGCATCTCCGTCATTCTTCTCCAATAAGGAAAGATGAAGTAGCTTCATCAGATCCTCTGAAAAAAACAGTGCCATTCAGTAAGTCTACCACTTTTGAAACCCTATTCAATGTTACAaaaccaaaaaagctcaacaactttggcctccccccccccccaaatgggtagatcactgccagttgttttatactgggagtagatcgtgGTCTAATCTAAACTCCACGTTCTTTCCTCATTCACTTCTGTGTTCATTAGAAAAAGTGAAACTTTTGTCCATGCCCAAAACATTCCCTTTAATGCTACTAGATTCTCTGAGCATTTGTCTTTTGGTTTGTGTTTTTGAAAGTGGCATTTTCACATGAAGCAGACAAAGTTATAGAATACCTCAAGAAGGAAGTGAACAAAGAAGACAGTAAGCCAGCAAGCCAGAAATCCATTCACAGCAGATGAtgtgccccacccccacaatTCCTGTTGCAATGatttaaatattttgaaaacaCTGATTATAACCCCAAATATATGCAA encodes the following:
- the YTHDF3 gene encoding YTH domain-containing family protein 3 isoform X4; amino-acid sequence: MSATSVDQRPKGQGNKVSVQNGSIHQKDAVNDDDFEPYLSSQTNQNNSYPPMSDPYMPSYYAPSIGFPYSLGEAAWSTAGDPPMPYLTTYGQMSNGEHHYIPDGVFSQPGALGNTPPFLGQHGFNFFPGNADFSTWGTSGSQGQSTQSSAYSSSYGYPPSSLGRAIADGQAGFGNDTLNKVPGISSIEQGMTGLKIGGDMTVAVTKTVGSALSSTGMTSIAANSVPAVSSSAPKPTSWAAIARKPAKPQPKLKPKGNVGIGGPAVPPPPIKHNMNIGTWDDKGSVVKAPPTQPVLPPQTIMQQPQPLIQPPPMVQSQLPQQQPPPQPPQGPQQQAPPHQLQQQQQLQNRWVAPRNRGVGFNQSNGAGNENYGIGVIPVSSSPSGVEVHPVLEKLKAINNYNPKDFDWNLKNGRVFIIKSYSEDDIHRSIKYSIWCSTEHGNKRLDAAYRSLNGKGPLYLLFSVNGSGHFCGVAEMKSVVDYNAYAGVWSQDKWKGKFDVKWIFVKDVPNNQLRHIRLENNDNKPVTNSRDTQEVPLEKAKQVLKIIATFKHTTSIFDDFAHYEKRQEEEEAMRRERNRNKQ
- the YTHDF3 gene encoding YTH domain-containing family protein 3 isoform X1, encoding MSATSVDQRPKGQGNKGKISNQQFSYSPTLVLFSPILCLKACILVSVQNGSIHQKDAVNDDDFEPYLSSQTNQNNSYPPMSDPYMPSYYAPSIGFPYSLGEAAWSTAGDPPMPYLTTYGQMSNGEHHYIPDGVFSQPGALGNTPPFLGQHGFNFFPGNADFSTWGTSGSQGQSTQSSAYSSSYGYPPSSLGRAIADGQAGFGNDTLNKVPGISSIEQGMTGLKIGGDMTVAVTKTVGSALSSTGMTSIAANSVPAVSSSAPKPTSWAAIARKPAKPQPKLKPKGNVGIGGPAVPPPPIKHNMNIGTWDDKGSVVKAPPTQPVLPPQTIMQQPQPLIQPPPMVQSQLPQQQPPPQPPQGPQQQAPPHQLQQQQQLQNRWVAPRNRGVGFNQSNGAGNENYGIGVIPVSSSPSGVEVHPVLEKLKAINNYNPKDFDWNLKNGRVFIIKSYSEDDIHRSIKYSIWCSTEHGNKRLDAAYRSLNGKGPLYLLFSVNGSGHFCGVAEMKSVVDYNAYAGVWSQDKWKGKFDVKWIFVKDVPNNQLRHIRLENNDNKPVTNSRDTQEVPLEKAKQVLKIIATFKHTTSIFDDFAHYEKRQEEEEAMRRTLRGSTKGKMDEERR
- the YTHDF3 gene encoding YTH domain-containing family protein 3 isoform X5, whose protein sequence is MSDPYMPSYYAPSIGFPYSLGEAAWSTAGDPPMPYLTTYGQMSNGEHHYIPDGVFSQPGALGNTPPFLGQHGFNFFPGNADFSTWGTSGSQGQSTQSSAYSSSYGYPPSSLGRAIADGQAGFGNDTLNKVPGISSIEQGMTGLKIGGDMTVAVTKTVGSALSSTGMTSIAANSVPAVSSSAPKPTSWAAIARKPAKPQPKLKPKGNVGIGGPAVPPPPIKHNMNIGTWDDKGSVVKAPPTQPVLPPQTIMQQPQPLIQPPPMVQSQLPQQQPPPQPPQGPQQQAPPHQLQQQQQLQNRWVAPRNRGVGFNQSNGAGNENYGIGVIPVSSSPSGVEVHPVLEKLKAINNYNPKDFDWNLKNGRVFIIKSYSEDDIHRSIKYSIWCSTEHGNKRLDAAYRSLNGKGPLYLLFSVNGSGHFCGVAEMKSVVDYNAYAGVWSQDKWKGKFDVKWIFVKDVPNNQLRHIRLENNDNKPVTNSRDTQEVPLEKAKQVLKIIATFKHTTSIFDDFAHYEKRQEEEEAMRRTLRGSTKGKMDEERR
- the YTHDF3 gene encoding YTH domain-containing family protein 3 isoform X2, which codes for MSATSVDQRPKGQGNKGKISNQQFSYSPTLVLFSPILCLKACILVSVQNGSIHQKDAVNDDDFEPYLSSQTNQNNSYPPMSDPYMPSYYAPSIGFPYSLGEAAWSTAGDPPMPYLTTYGQMSNGEHHYIPDGVFSQPGALGNTPPFLGQHGFNFFPGNADFSTWGTSGSQGQSTQSSAYSSSYGYPPSSLGRAIADGQAGFGNDTLNKVPGISSIEQGMTGLKIGGDMTVAVTKTVGSALSSTGMTSIAANSVPAVSSSAPKPTSWAAIARKPAKPQPKLKPKGNVGIGGPAVPPPPIKHNMNIGTWDDKGSVVKAPPTQPVLPPQTIMQQPQPLIQPPPMVQSQLPQQQPPPQPPQGPQQQAPPHQLQQQQQLQNRWVAPRNRGVGFNQSNGAGNENYGIGVIPVSSSPSGVEVHPVLEKLKAINNYNPKDFDWNLKNGRVFIIKSYSEDDIHRSIKYSIWCSTEHGNKRLDAAYRSLNGKGPLYLLFSVNGSGHFCGVAEMKSVVDYNAYAGVWSQDKWKGKFDVKWIFVKDVPNNQLRHIRLENNDNKPVTNSRDTQEVPLEKAKQVLKIIATFKHTTSIFDDFAHYEKRQEEEEAMRRERNRNKQ
- the YTHDF3 gene encoding YTH domain-containing family protein 3 isoform X3, with the translated sequence MSATSVDQRPKGQGNKVSVQNGSIHQKDAVNDDDFEPYLSSQTNQNNSYPPMSDPYMPSYYAPSIGFPYSLGEAAWSTAGDPPMPYLTTYGQMSNGEHHYIPDGVFSQPGALGNTPPFLGQHGFNFFPGNADFSTWGTSGSQGQSTQSSAYSSSYGYPPSSLGRAIADGQAGFGNDTLNKVPGISSIEQGMTGLKIGGDMTVAVTKTVGSALSSTGMTSIAANSVPAVSSSAPKPTSWAAIARKPAKPQPKLKPKGNVGIGGPAVPPPPIKHNMNIGTWDDKGSVVKAPPTQPVLPPQTIMQQPQPLIQPPPMVQSQLPQQQPPPQPPQGPQQQAPPHQLQQQQQLQNRWVAPRNRGVGFNQSNGAGNENYGIGVIPVSSSPSGVEVHPVLEKLKAINNYNPKDFDWNLKNGRVFIIKSYSEDDIHRSIKYSIWCSTEHGNKRLDAAYRSLNGKGPLYLLFSVNGSGHFCGVAEMKSVVDYNAYAGVWSQDKWKGKFDVKWIFVKDVPNNQLRHIRLENNDNKPVTNSRDTQEVPLEKAKQVLKIIATFKHTTSIFDDFAHYEKRQEEEEAMRRTLRGSTKGKMDEERR